The window TAAAGAGGGAAGCCTAAAACAGTTTATAAAAGGTAAGAGCTATCTCAGATCTTGCGCATCGGCACACAAGAACATCATGCCGATCACGAGCTTAAACTGACTAAACATAAGCGACCATAAACTCACGGGAAATGTATATCTCCAACCGAAAAAGCATTTCAAAATACTGCTCCAGAACATTAACTTGTGTAGAACTGATACTGGGCTCAATCTTTAGAATAGATGCAGGAAAAATCCTCCTTCTCACCTAGAACTCAGTACACAGAGAGAAACTCGACGTTGCAAACGGATTTCCATAAGCGGTAAGCGATGAAACCACAAACAAAACGATCACCACCGTTGGACCAAGAAAGGAATTCCCATATCAACACAAGCATTTCCAAGAAAGTgagcaagaaaatcaagaaccgcaagaaagagagagagcggcGCAAGAATCGACGCCGTACCCAGAAAATGCGGGACGAGAGTTTTGTCAGCGCCGCCGCTGCACGGGTGAAGAGACAGGTCCCCGTGGAGAAAAGGGTAGAACAGAGTATTGCCGCCGCAGTCCACCGAAGAGTCGCCCAGCACGTAGAACGCGGATACGTACGACCCCTTGGACGGGCTGATCATGCCCGCCGAAACCGCGAGGAACAGGATCAGCATCGCTCGACTCGGAGTCCGCAACTTCGACTTGTCCTCGACGCGTCCTCGGTCGTTCCCCGCGCGAAGTGAGCGTCGGCGCCGGTTACACCTCCGCGGCTCGTCGAGACCGTCGTCGCGGGCGATCGGCCTCATCTTGCTTCCTCGATGACGATCGGCGGAAGGAAAGGAGGGAGCGAGGGGATTCCGAGAGCTGCCGAGAGAACTGGGAGGCGAGACGGGAGAATTCGTCATGAAGACGCGCGGGAAATGGACTTTCAATACTTAacaattttcatttatctttcGTGAAGTTTTAATTTCCGAATGATGAGATAGTCAACCAAAAAGTAATTTTCGAGTGGTTTTATTTATTCACCTTTTCCATCTTTTTGGTTTTCACGTCACCTGGCGGAAgcatttaaaattttgttatgtGAAATTCCGAATATAACATTTATATATTGACCGATATATTTACGTACGAATTTTAAAAACCACGAGGAGCGACTGACTTATGTTTTGCCGACATCGTGATTCACGAAATCGGTGACAGtttataaagaaattttaataataaatatccCTACTGCACTTATTAAATACCAATTTAGGGCAAGtctttaaaaattcaatatttacCTACTTGAAGAACGTTTCTGTCAtaagaaatgaaatattaaTCAAGAGCACGTGCGCGTATAAAAGTCGATTGATCGGCCTAACGCTTTTCGGTTACAAGTCCCTATTAACCGTATTTAATAAAGAATATTACGTAATTCAACATGTAACACGAGATACGAGGTAAATACACATCCAAGAACCATCACGCTTTTATTTCCAAATTCCTGCATCGTAATTATAGAAATTAAAGTAAATTAGTTTTACACCTGAGTGAACCATAAACATCCATCTATAAAATTATAGACTAGAAAACTTCAAAcggctagaagaagaagaagaagaagaagaagaaaaaaaagaagaaaaatagagagagagagagagagagtgactaGGAATGCATTACGCAAGAAAACCATCGTTCATGCCGCCTATCTTGCTGTGCTTGTTCAATTACATTTGTTGATGTGATCGtatcattcaaatttgaggCGATCAATTTGAATGTTCGAGCAGAAAGCTCATTGCCAGTACGAAGATAAATCCACTTGAACTCACTTTTACCAGTCAACTACACAGAGCATTAGGGTCCCTGACCGAAGAAAGACCCAACAGTCAAGAAGATCACATATAATCACCCTTCTCAATCAGACATGAAAGACCCAACACTCAAGATGATCACGTATAATCACCCTTTTCAATCAGACATGATCTGGAAATTGCAGGCCGACGGGCAATGCGCATAATTCATGTTGCTGTGGCAGGATTACACGAGGGAACTGAAATCAGGAAACTGGCGTCAAAGATGAAGTATTGATTGCTATAACTAATGGAAGTGATTGTACAGTTTCTCTGCTTTCACAGAAACTCAATGCTTATGAGGCAAATCACTGGAGTTTAAGCAAACAATCGAGTTAAAGGCGCCATCAGTCCTTCCTCATGCCTTCAGCTTGCCGCTCATACCTCGTTTGCTATGCCAAACACTGTTCCTGTCACCATTTACCGAGTTCTTGGCTGCAACGGAACATTGATCAGTCCGACCACACTTACTGTTCATCTCTATTTGAAGCCTACCACCCTTACTGTTCATCTCTATTTGAAGCCTACGCCGCCGCATCCTGTTTTCCAGTCGGATTCCTCTGAGTGCACGGGCCCTCCGTTCGATTTCCAAAGCTTGCGAGAAGTTCCAAATTCTAACAACTCCTTCCTCTCCGCCACACACAATGCGATCTGCACCAATGTCCACTGAGAACAGATCGCTAGAAAACCAATGGAGCATCCTCTGAGGTGGCTCCACTTTGGTCCGGTCCACACTACCAGTCTTCAAAATCTTCTTTGCAGAAGTACTTTTCTTAGTTCTCAGCAACTTTCTCACATCAACCAGTGCAAGCTGTCCATCAGCAGAAGCTGAAACGAGCCAGGGAAACTCAAATGCAAGTGCATATACAGGCCCTGAATGAGGAATCCAAGAAGCAACGTGGGAGAAATCACGGTCGATGAGGTGACTGATCTCAAACATGTGTATGGCTCCATCTTCCCCACCAGTGAAAAGGAAATCTCCTGTATGGCTTCTAGCCAACGAATAAGCATTACCACTGTGCGCATTCTGAATGACAGTCATCAAAGTCCCACTGTTGATGTCCCAAACATAAACATCTGAACCTGATGATGTGGCGACGGTGGTATCATGAGGGACAAGTCCCCAGATCCAATCACTGTGCCTCAGGACCCTCAAGCATTTCAGCGAAGTGCGATCCCATATGCGCACGGTCATGTCCcatgaaccactataaatctttgAAAGATCCAAAGCAAGGGACGTAACAGCTCCTACATGCTCCCAAAGCCGGGATTCACTATCTTGACTCTGATGACCCCTCAGGTCAAACAAGTGTGGAATTCCCTCAACAGCCCTCCAACATTGAATAAAGCCATCAGTGCCCCCGGCAACCAACAGCTTCGTATCAGCAGCGACTGCTCTCATCGTACAACCAAGAGGCCTAGACGACGATATAGACAACCCTTCTTCCAAGTCCCACATTCGAACTGTCGAATCATAACCTGCCGTGAACAAAAGTTTTGCCgaagccaaaaggaaaacagtCCGTACAGCTTCAGTGTGGCCATACAAATACTCAATGTTATAACGTCCCATAAATGTCCTACTCCTAAAATTCCTCTCCACAAAGAGCTCCTTCCATGACTTTTCATTGGAACATCCCGAGCCCAACAATGCCGGGGCACCCGGAAGGCCCCAGCGCTCGCGGTAAAATTCCTTCCAAGCATAATGCTCGGAGGCAAGCCTCTGGAAAAGTGTAGACACGCAGGAAACAATGCCCAACTCTTTCGGGTCAAGACAGTTGAGGATTTCAGACACTAACGCAGGAGGAAGGTCAGTCAACGACTGAGGAAAACACGACACGACACCATGAGACAGTACCTCTTTCCTATCGTGCAAGCTagaatttcctttcttgaaTTTAAGCTCCGACGCGTGTTCCGATTTCCCAGTTTCCTCTACAGTTGTTTCCAAGTCGAACACTTTGCTTTCCAAGTGCTCCACACCACAGTTCTCCGCTGGATCACTTATCTGCACCTCCGAATCGATGCGCTCTCCCAAAGAATCAACAACAAATGCTGACAGAATCTCAGATACGTGACTACCTCCTTGGCATTCAAATGCCATAAAAAGAATTCTCTAACCCTACAAGCGAATTCAAGGGACGAATTCGAATCCCCGAAAACCAGCAACAAGAATGAGCAACACTTACACCCTGCAAACACAAATGTCGAAGGGATTAATATCCGATCCCAATCGTTCTAACCCACCAAACCCGATCCGACAAACCCTAGCAAAAACGACACCAACGCCCAAAAGAGGTCAAACCCAGTAGCTAAAACGGCAAAACAATGGCTACGGAAGGAACAAAGAACGAAGATGGCACCGAAAAAGGGTCCACGAAACGATCATCGAACGAGTAAATAAACCCAAGATTCGAACTTTAAGTTCATCCCGGAGCAAAATTTATACAAATTACGGGGGAAGAAAGGGGAAATTATCAGAAGCTAATGATTGATTAAGAGCGACGGCTGATCAGAAGCGGCACCTCTGCAATTTATTAGACGATCCCTGCGATCGAGAGCGAGCTTGGGAAATAAAATTAGGGTTCAGGAGGCGCACTTTACAGGAGGaaggatggaggaggaggagaaacgGGAGGATGCTGTAGCGTTGATGAAACTTGAGGGGGAGAGATCGGTTTTTGCGGTCCAAGGGGTGGGATTTGGTGGCGGGGGCTCTTCATCGCCGTCGATGGTGTCGGGGATCGTACGATGGAGATCGCGGGAACGAGACGGTGGGTCCCGTGGGGGGCATCGCAGGGTAACCAAAAATCTTGTTTCTCTGCGATTCACGTTGGtcgaaaatgaaattaaattttaggatatgttcaacaaaagtcctaaaacttattaaataaatgcaattgagtcctaaaatttataaaaagtgcaatcaagtcctaaaacttgtcaagttgattcaattgaatcataaagtTAATACCGTCGAAGAAAGTTAACGAAAATGGTTGACGTcacattttaaatgaatttttattttttatatggctttttaaaaaaaaattattcaaaatatttaaaaattaattcaaaaactaaaaaggaaaaactaaatttatttaaaaaaacaaaactattccaaaaaaaaaaaaaggttggagCTTCCATCGTCGGAGGGCCGACGATAGTTGCTTAGGCCACAGGTGGGGTGGCCAGGCCCTCGCACAGGCGAGACCTCACCAGCCCCTGGGGAGGCGGCCACCCCCGCCCGAGTCGGGCGAGGATGCCCGGTCTAGGCACGTCGGCCCTCGCCagggtcggcgatgctcgcCCAAATATGGGGG of the Eucalyptus grandis isolate ANBG69807.140 chromosome 10, ASM1654582v1, whole genome shotgun sequence genome contains:
- the LOC104421399 gene encoding F-box/WD-40 repeat-containing protein At5g21040; the protein is MAFECQGGSHVSEILSAFVVDSLGERIDSEVQISDPAENCGVEHLESKVFDLETTVEETGKSEHASELKFKKGNSSLHDRKEVLSHGVVSCFPQSLTDLPPALVSEILNCLDPKELGIVSCVSTLFQRLASEHYAWKEFYRERWGLPGAPALLGSGCSNEKSWKELFVERNFRSRTFMGRYNIEYLYGHTEAVRTVFLLASAKLLFTAGYDSTVRMWDLEEGLSISSSRPLGCTMRAVAADTKLLVAGGTDGFIQCWRAVEGIPHLFDLRGHQSQDSESRLWEHVGAVTSLALDLSKIYSGSWDMTVRIWDRTSLKCLRVLRHSDWIWGLVPHDTTVATSSGSDVYVWDINSGTLMTVIQNAHSGNAYSLARSHTGDFLFTGGEDGAIHMFEISHLIDRDFSHVASWIPHSGPVYALAFEFPWLVSASADGQLALVDVRKLLRTKKSTSAKKILKTGSVDRTKVEPPQRMLHWFSSDLFSVDIGADRIVCGGEEGVVRIWNFSQALEIERRARALRGIRLENRMRRRRLQIEMNSKGGRLQIEMNSKCGRTDQCSVAAKNSVNGDRNSVWHSKRGMSGKLKA